The window CAGTCTACTTATTAGAAGACTCTAAGATAAATATAATCTTTTGCGAGAAGTCAGATGATGTATATGATGCTATATCTTCTCATCCGGATATATTTTATTTTCATTATGAAAATAATTTGATTTTTGCCGCTCCCAACTCACCAGAAAAAACCACTCGAGAACTTTGTAAGCTGGGGTTCAATATAATATTTGGTGAGAAAAATGTATCTGAGAAGTATCCTGAGGACATTGGATATAATTTGGCAAGAATTGGGGAGTATGTCTTTCACAATTTTGAATTTACTGATAGAATTATCTTGAGACACATTGAAAAGGATAATCTCAAAAAAATACAAATAAATCAGGGGTATGCAAAATGCTCAATATTAATTGTAAATCAAAGCGCTATTATTACCTCAGACAAGAAAATTTATAGAAAAGCACTTGGGCAAGGCATTGATGCACTTTTGATAGTACCCGGGTTTATAAAGTTAGAAGGTTTAAACTACGGTTTTATTGGTGGTTGTGGTGGGCTGATTGACAGAGATGTCTTAGTTTTTAACGGCGATATAGCAAAGCACCCAGATTATGAAAAAATAAAAGAGTTTCTAAAAAAGCATAAAGTTGAGTATTTGTGTGCAGAAGGTTTTGAGCTTTCAGATATAGGTTCAATCATTCCTTTGTGTCAGCAGTAAAAAAAGAGCATACTTAAAAAAGTGTTTTGGGGGTATATTTATTATAGTTCCTTTTCTCAGAGAATATTTTTAGCTGGGATGTGACAGATATGCAAATATTGAGTTTGGGAGTGGCAGAAGAACCCTTCTTTGTATATAGCAGCTTGAAAAAGCAATTTGATGAACTTGAAAATTTAAAAGGACTTTCAATAGAGCAAAAACAAAGTGGGGAAATAACTTTTTATGGAATATTTTTGAGTGATGAGGAGATAAAGAAAAACCTTGATTTGCACAAATATGAAAGAATAAAATATTTTATTGCAGCAGCAATATGCAATGTGATAGTTGAGTATACTCAGGAAAAACTTATTGGTAAACTGATAGAAGAAAATTACTATTTTTTAGATAATATAGAAAAAGAAAAAATCTTATATGAAAGCAAGAAAAAAGTGAATGAAGTAATTGAAAGTAATGGCTTTTCAAATGTGAAATATGAGATAA is drawn from Caldicellulosiruptor naganoensis and contains these coding sequences:
- a CDS encoding DUF6873 family GME fold protein; translated protein: MRYLKFPHLPSSKVTHVLLDKRAYNKTVYLLEDSKINIIFCEKSDDVYDAISSHPDIFYFHYENNLIFAAPNSPEKTTRELCKLGFNIIFGEKNVSEKYPEDIGYNLARIGEYVFHNFEFTDRIILRHIEKDNLKKIQINQGYAKCSILIVNQSAIITSDKKIYRKALGQGIDALLIVPGFIKLEGLNYGFIGGCGGLIDRDVLVFNGDIAKHPDYEKIKEFLKKHKVEYLCAEGFELSDIGSIIPLCQQ